In the Glycine max cultivar Williams 82 chromosome 6, Glycine_max_v4.0, whole genome shotgun sequence genome, AGCCGAATAGCTTTTGCTCGAATATCATCCTGTGGGTGAACAGCACACTGCCATAGTAAATCAATACATTAGACATTGGAAAGATATCACAGTAAAATGTTTACATGAGAGGAAAAGGAAAACCAAGGTTAAGAAAACAGGCAAACAAATGACAGTTTAAATATTggccattttaaaaaatactgatGGACTTGGTACTCAAATACATAGaaagcaaaatatttttatttaaaagtattggaaaaaaataatggtGAGTGGTGAGCAAGCCTTGGCACAACAGTAAAGTTGCTTCCTTCTGACCAGGTCACATCCTAGAAATAGCCTCTGCTTGCAAGGGTAAGGCCACATAGTCTACCCTCCCCAGTCCCTATACCCTTCTTGGTGGGAGTCTCACGCACAACTCGCCTTTTTTATTGGGAATCTTAGAATTTGGGCTTAAGGCCTGACTCAACCCACAAAACCACCTTATAAAGTTttagaatgtgggtttgggtctaactcaaccccaaaagctagctcatagaGTGAGGATTGCCccccacttatatattctaCCTCTGCCTTATCTCTAgccaatgtgggacttgaaTTTTTTCCAATACACCCCCTCACGCCCAGCACTTCTGGCTTAGTGCATGGATAATATGGTGGATGGCCCATTTAGTGGATCTAGGATAGACTCTGATATTATCAGTATATGTCATTGTATAACTGTGAGAACTGTCCAAGCTTTATAAACTCTATATAAGTCATATCTCTAGTCCATATGAGACTAAACCACTACTCTTGAGTAAGGCAGCCTCCAAAGAAGCCGCATGTCTGCAACTAAGGCATAGGGGTGACCAAAATTAAGACAGCTTTCCAACAGGGAATGATAATGGGAAACAAAAAACCAAGCTTATAAAACATGCAATCAATAGAAGGGAAAAATTGATATTTGAAGGCTACAACAAATCAATAATGAATCACTGAAACAATCCTCTAGAGATTTTACACACAAGCAACTAGCAACCTCAAGTTTCACTAGACTATCTTTGAGAGGCTACAATGCAGCAATTGCACTGGTGCAACAACTATGTTGCAATTTCTGGACTTCGGATTGAATAAGTTGGGCGGATTTACTTTTTGTATGTTTTCTTGGGTCAACCTTGAGGAGATATTAGTATAGCATCAATTGAGGAAAAACAGACAGAAAATCGGTAAAGGCGATTTTGACATGTACAAAGAAGGCCACTAGAAGAACCTGTGAGGAGAGTAAATTGCATGGTTTAGTCCTATGAAAAGGGGGAGAGGGAGACCAAGAAGGACATTAGAGAAAGTTGTTAAGAAGGACATTAGAGAAAGTTGTTAAGAGGAATCCCatgatgaataatatttttgaagatTTGGTCTTTAACCGAGCCAAATGGCATCATGTAATTCATGTAGCCGACGTGACATCACTTAGTGGGATAAGACTTctgttattattgtttttttcttgggtcaaaattaaatttgatctaGTAGTTCAGAAACCGTCACATAGTTGGATTAGTAAACCAAAATGTAACATAGTGCTGCTACCAAGCATTGATATACAAATAGAAAGCTTAATAAGTAATAAAGCTCAGCAACATGTGTTGAATGACCCACTGCCAACTATTGGCATGTCCAGGGAAAAAACAGACAGTAAACTAGCTGTGATGATGAAACAAGGAATAATTACTATCACCGTAGTCTTCACTGTTGCAGAGACCTAGTGCACTACTGGTTTTACTCTATCTCAAATCATTTCTAAGTTTGATATATAATGTGTACATATGGTACAGCAAAACTAATGAAGCTACCTGAAATGTTGTCTAAATGGTTGCATAGAAACAGTCCAGTCAATCAAACATaactttaaattcttttaatgcTAAAAATGCAATCACAATTCATAACTCTATTGAAACCTTATTAAAGGGACACGAGAATCGGATGGTTTTCACCCCAAATTATTTAGACCTTCAGGCATTTTCATGTccaattattactattaaagtACATGTCAAAGTGCTAGCCTCCAATATGCCAGAGATGCATGACTATAAATTAATAGCCAAGAAGATAGCATACACTATCTAAATGACACATATTCTGCTGCTAGAGTCTCATGAATGACAGCTAACCTTCAATGCTATTCCTAAGCAGGCTTGACGATTTTGCGGACGCCCCAAAATTAAACTCCAGATAGCACCTAGGCCTTGAGTCACACGTTCAATGTCACGGATAATTTTTCCATCATGACCAATAACATCAGAATAGCAGAGATCGTTCAAAATCTTCAAGGATGACTCTGGCAAAAGTGGGACTTCACCAAGAAGTCTACTAAAAGACTTGTCTGAAGCTGGAAAAGAATCCAACAAAGTTTTGGCCTACAAGGAAGTAGTATATCCAACttttataacaaaaacataGAAAATTCTTAAATAAGACCAAACAACTAATTGTGAGCATACCACTCCCAGGAgaaatttttcatataaaacaGCAGAAGATGAAGCATTTCCCACTGAATCCACTATCATGAGGGAGTGCAGATGATACAAAACATGCAGTACAAGTTCATGCCCCTGAAAATCCGTTAGTAAGTAATAAGTTAGAATTATACAAAAGAGATTAATGAACAGAAACAATTTTTAGAGACACATCTGTAAATGGAATCGTAATCTGCAACAATAAGCATTAAAATTGACTCTAGAATCCAGACAAAAGTTGTGTCTAAGCAGTAAGCAACATTGTCTAAAGCAATACTTGTAAAAAATAGAGGTGATAAAACAGAACTCTTCTTTACCAACTAGCCACCCTTTTGAAATTCTTCATTCTTCAGAACAATAGCCATGATTCCACACCACCCTAACGTATGCAGATTTGaagaattgataaagaaaagttCAAACCTTAATCCAGATTGCTCTATATCTGTTTATCATGTTCCCAAACATACTTTATTGCTCATTTTATACTACTAAGTAAAAACTTATATATGAGCCTCAAATTTCAAATACTAAACTATTGTATGTTTTAGCCGGGCAGTATAAACTTGCAATGGCACATGCACTAAGAAGTTTTTAATAGTTAATCTATGGTCTGAGGTAGAGACTTGGCACAATTGTAAGGTTGTTGCTTTGTGACTTGGATGTTACCAATTCAAACAATCCTCTCTCCACTCACAGGGGTAATGCACACATCTACCCTCCCCAAACCCCACTAGGTGGGACCCTTTGCACTGTGCCACCCTTTTTTTATAATCTGTGATCTATCTACAAAAAAGATCCAATAAATTCAAACTTAATAACATGATTTGTTTCGCAAATGTAGTGGAAATTTACCAGTTTCtcgttattttaatataatttcatttattacTTATGATCatcagatagcaaaagaatataTGAACCATAAAATACCATCATATACATTTTACGCCTCCTTCAattaatgtgtgtgtgtgtgtgtatgtctAGTCTATtccataatataaaaataatgtgcAATTCTGTTACTCCTTGACAGCTAAAAAGTAGAAAGAAAATTGTTTAACAAATTACAacagattttttaaaatgcagaCAGGGCACCTTTCGCCAGTGGTCTTCCAGGATGTGTTTTTGCAGCATCATAATAAACTCATCGTTGTCATCAATCTGCAAGGGAGGGCCAATATAGTATTTAATCATGCAATTTAGAATTCACAAAGACAAGAAATAATTGAAGTGGGTGCATGCTCCAAAGTTCCTTATGTTGTACATAATTTGCTCATAGAGAGCTTGAATTACAGCCAAATGAGCCAATTCTTTTACGTCAAGTGAATAGCTGCAGTTTAGTGCTTCATTTAAGTAAAtatgcctcttccatttttcatTGTTAAAGTAGCAAAAAAAGATGAAACTTTGTATGCATTCTTTAGTAAGCttttgcaaaatatatatatatatatatatatatatatatatataaaaaaaaaaaacttttagaatgtgggtttgggcctaactcaaccccaaaagccaCATTCTAAGATAAACAAACacatttatttactaaaaatctTCTTTCTTCTATAAACTTGCAATCTAAATTTTCTTAGTTGTGCCTCTGAATTTCTTATAGTAGCATATAAATGATTATTAACTAAACATTAAGAGATGCAATCATTTGAATACAGATGTTAAACACGggaaagatatatatatttaaaaaaacagtaATTTGATATCTTTGATAGAAATAAAATCTTGGAAcactaaaaagaagaaacaatttTCTACCTGTGCAACTAGTCGAGCAAGTAGTGGCATGGAAAACTGCTGACAATCGGTCCCATGCAAATGTTTGTATGAATCAATTATACGCATAACAGCCATGTTTTTCACCTTACTTTCCTGTTCTTTAGATAGTTCAATATAAGGTGGAAGTTGTGGTAACTCCAGACAGGTGTCTTCCAATGTAGATTCAACTTGAACATCAAGAGAAAACTGATCAAACTCGAAAATTGATGAATCTGTCCCAATTGTTTCAGTATCATCTGGCAACTTCACTGTACTTGGATCCTCATCTCTTAAATAAGTAGAAGAAAGTGGGAGATCCAAGGAAGTATCTGCTTCTGTAATCTGATGAATATCTCCAAGCCTTTCCAGATCCTCTGTTTTTGGAGTTAGCCGATCAGGTCCTGAAACTGGGGAACCTTCAGAGACAATatcatcatttattattttgaccGTCAGATCTGATGGAGTATTGTCATCAGCAGTCCCAACAGGAAGTGAAACAGGCTTAATGGAAGACACAGGTTCATCAAACACTAATTTTGTGGCCCCAGTATCATCTGCAATTGATGCAGTTGCTTCTCCAGGAGTTACCACTACACGTCGTGGATCCAGGCGCCGGGGATCCTGAAAATTTGAACCAGATGGTTCAAGGTAACaggttgtattttaaaattatctatatTGAAATATTGACTAGTAGAGCCAACTCAtacaaagaaaacatggatttACCCGTCGTGGATCACGTTTAGAATCAGCAGGCTGGTTACTGAAGCTGGAGGTGTCAGATGGCAATGAAGTGGTAGCAGTAGCAGTGACAGTGGTTGAAGTTGAAGGGAATGAAGCTTGGGCAGTACCAGACAAGGACTGGACAGAATTTATTGGAACAGAAGCTGCTATAACCTGTGATTGACTGACTTGGGAGCTTAATTGTCGTGTTACTGGTAAATTCCCAATCCTCGCTAGTGGTGGGGGAGTATTAGGCAAGTGCTTCATATTAGTTATGACAATATCAGCCAACAGATCAGGATGAATCTTTGAAATGAGAATTTCAAGAGATTCAGCACCTCTCTCTCCTTCAGCAAGTAAAGCACCAATCACAGCAATCATTTGCTCCACAGCAGTTAGTTCGCTATCCAGCACAGGAACATTAGCTGATACTCCATTAACAGAGTTAACATCCTGCCCAGAATCATTTATTTGAGTTGGTAAAGTAGAGTGAGAGTCAGAACCAGAACCAGAACGAATCCGCTTAGAGATGGTATCATGACCATTGGCCAATTGTTCATTATCTAGAGGAACAGGTCTTTTTCTAGATAATTCCCCTGAAACAGGTGACTGAGCTGATGGTTGATCATCCTGAAagtcaaaaatcaaattgaatgtGATATAAGTGAAGGGAAAAAATCATAACTTCTGCTCAATGTCAGTAGCTTACTTTGCAGCAAAAAATAGCAAGTCACCACCTACCTTGCTAACCCGTGCATCGCGGGTAGAACGATCaccatttttaatcattttgtcGACTTGCCGAATGACCTGATCAGCAGCATCCCCCGCATTCATAGCTCGTAGGCTCCTTATTAGTCTTTCTCTAGACtgcaaaatattaataaaaaatttatttgagatAATGAGTCTATCATGGTTAGTCACATAACACATGTCCATGTCCTTTAAACCTTTATGCAAGGATCCCGATAAGAAAATTATCTTCACAGTATTCTTCCTACCCGTGCTAGCTAGTATGCCCTTtgttcttaattataaaatgctTAATTGTGTgctaaaattgaaaagaaaatggcACACTTATTGAAACATGGGAATACAGTAACTGAGTACATGAAAAATTATAGTCAAACCCTACATGACATATTCTAGGATTCCATCTGCAAGGAAACATGAAGTTAAAGCACTATCCATCAACAAGGAATAGTTTCTCTAAAGTAGAAGGAGTTCCAGTTTGAGAAATATCTGAGGAAAATCTTCAAGAAGTAGGACCACAAATTCTATGCTTAGTACTGATATGTAATTTGGGTGTGTAATGATATATATGAAAAACTCGCAATTTTTGCATAATACAAATGCACAATACATCGTAATGATTCCATTTGGCCAACATTTCACAGATACAAAGTAAATCTGAGGCCCAATATGTCTTACCATACATTAAGGTGAGAAGTGTGTCAGACAGTTTAAGTTGGAGGCTCGAATATAAAATACAAGCACATTTACCTCCAGTATTGGTGAATAAGTGCACCTAAGAAATCCCAAAAAAGCTGTTCTTAAGGAGTACTGAATACTAGTAACATGACATCCTTTCACTGTTTGAAAATTTGGATCAAAATCAAGCAATGCTGAAAGAATAGTTTCATAGTGTTGTGGCCTTTTCCTTGTGATGGCTGCTAAACTgtcaaaaacaaacattttagAGGGTTAGGTTTGACATGACAATGACAGGAGGCAAGAGAAGCAAAACAGTATCTAAACCACAACAACTACAAATAATGTCAGGGAGCAACATAAAAGTAAAGCAAACACCAAGAAAATTTAAATCCAAGTACTTGGGGCGAAAGCATATCAATAAAGGCACATTCATTCAGAATTCTAGCTACAAACAATGTAACTGAAAACCGTCAATGAGAATATTTGTTTGGAGTGTCAATAACCAAAATCACTCAAAGCATTGCATTTAAGTGATCCTAACTggcattttctttcaaaatcatatttaacaACCTAGTGGATATTTGCATGCTTAAGTAGTGGACAACTACTTTTAAAGAATGTTAAAAACAACCTGACTGAATCACATGCCAGGTGTTCAAAAAGctcttattaaaattttggttatcgttattgtttcaattaattaagaattcatCTATAATGAGCTGATCAAGGAATTTAGGTATTTAACTTATACTTTCCGGAAAACATAGAAAGTGTAGAAGCAATGGGAAACTGACTCAAGCAATAGGTGATGTAGAGatcttttttcttcctatttATAATTGCCAGAGCACTTTTAGACTAACatattttagagagagaaaaattagtCACAGTGCTGAACTATTTGCTTATTCATATGTTCCATTTGTACCTTTTGCCAAATCTGAGGGTTTTTATATTTGCAATTTATAAACAAAGAATAAGAAATATACAAATGTAGAAGATAAGATATCCCTAAGGGAAAAAAGACacgaaaaaaaatactaaaagggAAAGAATAAATCAAGAACCATGCAACAGAGCATGCCAATCTCTCCGAAGATCTATCAAACACACTTCCCTAAAAAAACAATTGACAGAGCAtcacaaagaaacaagaaaaactaCATAGATCCCAAATGATCTCAAGAGAAGACAGCTGAACAGGGAAAATTCTGGCATTTCTTTCCAACCAAATACACCAAACAACAAACTGAGagcaatcataaattttttggcATCTCTGGCAGTATTATTTGTTTATCTGAagaaagttattcaaaataagacaAACAAACAACTTCATACTGCAATTCCCTCACTTCATGCTCTTAACACTCTAACTTATATCTTCTATTCATTTCATATAAACCAAGCTAAAGGAACAGTGTTATTGGCCATGTAACACAGTAAAACTGAAACACAATATAAGGAACTCGAGAAAAGTATGCTTCAATGCTAAACTGAACCAATTAAGCCAGTCCTCAAACCTCAGTTTTCATCACAAACCAGAGTTAAATATGCCCAACTTCTATCCTAGATAAAATAATATGCACAAGACATTTAAAGGGGAAGAACAAAAGACTTTTAGAAGCTGCTGTGGCTGGCCAGATATAAGAATACATAACCATTACTAAAAATAAAGGCAGAGAGGAATGTAGTGAATTGCAGAAATAACATAACCATAAATTAAACACATCATATAATGATAAATGAGCacgttatatttttcttatatttatttactgAAATTGGGGGTGGAAGCTGGTCACCAActattaaaatgaaactttatTATAATTCAACAGTGACATTTATTAAATTGCCATGAAAAGATGGTCAAATAAACATGTCATTGCACTAGGAAAGAACACTAGTGGctatgattaaaaatttaaaatttgtcttAGTATTCAAATTCATGTATCCTTTAAAAATAGTTTGCATGCAGAAActtaaagaacaaaaagaaaatatccaaaattaaataaaacaagcccTTGTCAATGCTAGACTACAAAACAATACATTACCAAAGGCAAAGCTGTGATGAAGAATAATCCAGTATGGCCAATTTCTTATAAGATGCAAActaataaataagattttttcaCAAATCCATTCTATGTTGAGAAACAGATTACCATTAtgcagagaaaaaagaaaaagggtgaGCACAGAATGGCAAAGGTAAAGATTATCTAAAGCAGTTTCAGTTGAACATTTATTGAAACAAAACAAGTTCGTAAAATATGGAAGTATGATTAAACAGAGACCAGTACTTTTCTTCAAGGCAATGCATTGCAATTTTTCTATTGGACACATAACAAGGGTTTCAAAAGTCAGAACAAAAGGAGGATCTCAACAACccaaaacaaagaacaaaaaaagtgGGGGAAATAGAGGGGTATGTAATTGCTCTGTAGATAAATAAGCTGGATATAGCAATTACATTTCTATCACTAAGAGgagtaaaaagaattaaaaaaaatatctagaaTTCAACAATTTATGCTCCTGTTTCTGCAAGattctattattttcaaaaataacagGCTAACAGACAGATCTCAGGCAACTAGACAGATCTCAGGCAACTAAACAGTTCAACATCTGGCATAACATGAGTCCTGATTAgcattaaagaataaaatcatCAATATTTTCAGGATAACTAAgtgaaaaaaggtaaaataatggAGTAAGCCTCTATAGCTTACAATGAATAAAACAAACCCCAGGGTATGGACAGCACATACAAACTCAGCCAAAATCGTTGCTACCACTAGAACCTCAATAAGCCAGCTGCTAGACAATATCAAATAACCATGACCATATCTGGTTGACATGTTTAGAAGCTTTTAAAGTTTAGAAGCAAAGCCTTATGATTCACCAAAGGTTTTCCTTATGTTGTCAAacagttttaaataaaaatatgcatgCAGCCACAGAGCAAAGATAAATCATTCTTCTCAATTGTCATTTTCCTTTGATTTGTATACATTAAATCTATATCCCTTACTAGCACTATGCATTGTCATAAAGAGGGTAGCATATGTGAAAATGAATCCCCTCTGCTAATTTAAAAACTGGTTAGAGCtcaatgaaaaatttatattatttaatacttattattGCGGAGTTTTTAAGAATCTAATATTTCAAAACAGCAATGCATATAGTAGTGGAATTTTCATTATGAAACCTTGACAAATAGTTATTGATATTCATTCAACCATTTATCATATTCCTTGCTTGCCGATACTTTTGGAGGGGAGAAGAATTGCTAGATAGCTTGGAAGAAACTCTAAATTGAATCTCCATGTCATGGGATTAATTTCAAAAGGCAGGTTTAAACTGCAAACCAGCTGTAGAACTGAAAAGGGATTCACAAAATATTTGCAATTTAGAAGCTGGTTGCCAGAACCAATCAAAGGATCAGCAGAACAGAAGTTTACTGGGTTAACTATGTAATGGTTCTAGCATTATTAATATGCTAACAAATGGAATGAAAAATCTACAAAAATGAgccaaaacaaatatataacacAAGAACACCAATATATAAATTGAATTATATTGAGGCACTAACTGTGCATCagctgttataaaataatagatacATCAACTGTGTATACGTTTACagcataaattttaaatagtaaatggTCTCTTAACAGTTTTCAATAATAAACTGCATCACTTGACGACCATGTTTCCTCGGTTCACGAGATGACCATTTTAATGCATTACTTTCGATTTCTACCACCCAGCCAACTGGCACTCCATAGTATAAATAATGAACCATGTTACAGTCTTATCAAGGTAACTTCCAATATATGAACCACCAATGCAGAAGTACCCAAGGCCACTAACTCCCAATAACGAACTGATCGGCATGCTGCAATGTTACTAAAAAAACAAGCAGTTGAACTTGTTTGATCCACGAATCCCTGCTTCAGTGGTCACTCCATTTTGAACATAGTAAAACCAGGGGCAAAATGCACAGTTATTTGCTCATTTTTTAAAGCCTTTCATCAATTTAAGACATCTAATCGCATCAATAATGATCAAGGCACAAGTGTATGATGTAATTATATTGATGTGAAATCCCAATGCAAAAAGATAGACTAGAATTTTAAGAAATACACTTGTAACCTTCCTGCATAGAAATGAGTAAGGCAGAACAAAAACACTTTCCAATATTTCAAACTTGTACAATCACATATATTGAATTGAATGTATTGCAGCTGCAACAAAGGTTTCAAGCTTTAGAACCATTGTGTGCTTGGAAACAAGGCATCTATACTTATAATTTGACAAGCAGCTAAACATATTAGCAGTGAATTCATTTACATGCAgactaaatacaaataaatagagATGAATCAAATAGAAGGGGCATAAGAGGGGGAAAAGGTTGACCAGTAAGGCATAGACATATACTTTGTGGCAATTGGATTTGACCTGATGTATTTTCTTTTCCCCAACGACTCGGTCGTATCTTTGTAGTCATCTTGTCTCGTACTCTTGTCTTGTCTTGATGAATTATTCTTTTAATCatgaaaaaatatgtacaaacaaTCACAATTCCCCTCtgattttagtttcatttttgttGTTATGCTTGGGAACCCACTTATAGTccataatttgtattatttttactgCCCCTTTCCTCACCATCTGTAGATAAATTTCACAAGACCTCTAACCCAGCGACCACCCTTTTACAACTTTTTGTGACAAAATGGCAATATTTACAGTCAACATGTGGCACAGAGAAACAGTTGTTCGTACTTGTATGTTCAATGCCTTTTGAATTTCAGGACCATATAACAAACTCAGCATGATACTATAATATAAATGCAATTCATAAGTACCaatgaggaaaaaaaagtatctttatttcattaaaaaaaatcaataccaGGAACTATTTCTTATATGTTTCAAGAAACAAACACAATCTAAAGGGCTCTACACAAACAATGTGGAGCCTCGAAAGCATGCAGCAACAATGAGAGTTGCAAGTGAATTTTGTTGAGcaaaatgaggccaaaaaagACATACAGAAGAGACAGAAATATTAATTTCTCCCATAGCAGGGGGTAGACTCAAACAGGATCACACAAATCAATTCATAGTTTGAAGAGgaaatttttccaaaaaaataaactgtACCAAGGACAACAGATAATTTGCTAAAAAGAATTTACCAGAGAACAGAATAAATGCAGAGTTCAtcacaaaaattataaacttcCAGCACATGCTATGAGGGATGACTTTAAGATCAATGATCCTAAGAATATAATTTCATATAGACATGTACACTTAATGGCACGCGTAACATTTAGTGGGTATCTACTTACGCGCATACAACTTAGTCCAGTTATCTATTTGGGTTCTGTTTCAACTGACACAGGCTAGATTCTCTGATTCTGTACCGTTAGAAAGATGGCTCTaactatatatattgtttaagaTCTCGGATCATCCATTCAATTCCATACAAGTTTTAGCTACTGCTTTCAGATCAAATATCTCTCCCTTTAGTTTTGTCACTTTCTCTCATGTTCTCTATATTCATAAATCTATCCATAAAGGGTCTTGTTAATCAGTGTCTCGAGGGTATTGATTAAGGAACATTAAGTACACCCTATTAATTAAATGCTTCTAGTTAGTAGTTAGTTAAAAAAGTGAGTGTTAATTGTTAAATGATTCTTGCCTTCCTGTTGCCTTTATTAAAAGAGTATGCCTGGGAGAACAAcaatctaaataaaaaaatttaaaggaagtaaaaaaacaacataagaaaataaataaataaaataaaataaaaatgttaatcaGCCCACTGTTGTGCCAACAGTAATGTTCAGACAATAAAGGAAAACAAGCATTTATATGCAACCACAACTACATATATTCAAGGAGTGGCCTACCAGACAATTTCCACAGGATCTATTATCAGGAAAAGAAAATACacaaaatgctaataatatgcAAACACAGGTCATTGGCTGATACCACATAAAACTCACCAATTTACAACTGCAATAGTCAAGCAACCAGGAAGACTGCCAACAGACTGCAATAAATTTAATAGAATGCCAATAGTCCTATTTGCATCTGACATGAGCACCACTGGATCAAGAACAGGGTGAGGGTGACCAACCAACCATGAGACATTAACAGCTTGCCTAATTCCTGTATTTTGATCAGTGTTAACATTATAATGTatgaaaagataattattaacaaaacaaaTCAATTTCCTATCCTAAACTGGAACTTTTAAGTAAATATTGTGTTGCAAGAAAGCAATGTAGTCTATGTCAAATCATTAAACTCAGGTATGCATTAAACTCGTCAAATGTGAAGAGCAGTGCAGTACCTTTTGCGGCTAATTTCTCAGCATCATTGAAGTCAGATGAAAAGAGTAATACAAACATTTCCAAGAATTTCAGTGCCAGCAACTTTATTCCAACAGAACCAGGCTACAATACCAAGCAAATTAATTCTCCCatcagaaataaaataaagcccATTGCTGCCACCACCACAAGTTCAAGTTAAAAAGAATGGCCATTAAGATTCCAAACAGGGATTAAAACGATGAAGTTGTACCGTGGATTGATAGAAACTTAGAACTTGATTAGTTATACGCATTATCAGTGGTGCGCAACCTAAAATCTCAGCAGATGACTTTCAGAAACATATAAACACATATTTTAAGATCAAAAGCTAGCAAACaggtttaaattaattttgtatcacAAAATTTGTTTGCTGCAAAGGAGTTGCCATTCAAGGAGCAAGGATCCTGTGCTACagattttttaatgatttgactttttctatattaaaaaaatgtacagtATCAGTGTATGAGAAGAGT is a window encoding:
- the LOC100810420 gene encoding uncharacterized protein isoform X2, with amino-acid sequence MAAPTRDQVLSLLAAANNHGDLAVKTSSLKQAKDLLLSIDPSLAADLFPYLLELQSSPESLVRKLLIQIIEEIGFKAAEQSPTLISVLLTFLRDNDEIVVKQSIVSGTNIFCSIFEELIVQFQQYGKVERWLEDIWVWMLKFKDAVFGIALEPGSVGIKLLALKFLEMFVLLFSSDFNDAEKLAAKGIRQAVNVSWLVGHPHPVLDPVVLMSDANRTIGILLNLLQSVGSLPGCLTIAVVNCLAAITRKRPQHYETILSALLDFDPNFQTVKGCHVTSIQYSLRTAFLGFLRCTYSPILESRERLIRSLRAMNAGDAADQVIRQVDKMIKNGDRSTRDARVSKDDQPSAQSPVSGELSRKRPVPLDNEQLANGHDTISKRIRSGSGSDSHSTLPTQINDSGQDVNSVNGVSANVPVLDSELTAVEQMIAVIGALLAEGERGAESLEILISKIHPDLLADIVITNMKHLPNTPPPLARIGNLPVTRQLSSQVSQSQVIAASVPINSVQSLSGTAQASFPSTSTTVTATATTSLPSDTSSFSNQPADSKRDPRRDPRRLDPRRVVVTPGEATASIADDTGATKLVFDEPVSSIKPVSLPVGTADDNTPSDLTVKIINDDIVSEGSPVSGPDRLTPKTEDLERLGDIHQITEADTSLDLPLSSTYLRDEDPSTVKLPDDTETIGTDSSIFEFDQFSLDVQVESTLEDTCLELPQLPPYIELSKEQESKVKNMAVMRIIDSYKHLHGTDCQQFSMPLLARLVAQIDDNDEFIMMLQKHILEDHWRKGHELVLHVLYHLHSLMIVDSVGNASSSAVLYEKFLLGVAKTLLDSFPASDKSFSRLLGEVPLLPESSLKILNDLCYSDVIGHDGKIIRDIERVTQGLGAIWSLILGRPQNRQACLGIALKCAVHPQDDIRAKAIRLVTNKLFQLNYISGDVEKFATKMLLSAVEHEVSDTGLLQSGHTEQRAEAEKSGLLQIVFSVYGQAPKTVKQAFHRHIPIVVRALGQSYSELLRIISDPPQGSENLLTLVLQILTQDTTPSSDLISTVKRLYETKFKDVTILVPLLSSLSKQEVLPIFPRLVDLPLEKFQRALAHILQGSAHTGPALTPVEVLVAIHGIVPEKDGLALKKITDACSACFEQRTVFTQQVLAKALNQMVDQTPLPLLFMRTVIQAIDAFPALVDFVMEILSKLVSRQVWRMPKLWVGFLKCVYQTQPRSFHVLLQLPPQQLESALNRHANLRGPLASYASQPTVKSSLSRSTLAVLGLANETHVQQHLSSSLHSSDTSSSLHEATLT